The window CTCTTGCTTGAGCTGTTCCACCTGCTGGATGAGCTGGGTCTTCTCGTTCTCCAGGTGATGCTTCTGCTGGACCCGCTTGTACCTGCAAGACTGGGCGTAGCCTCTGTTCTTCAAGGTCCTCCTCTTCTGCTTGAGGCGGATCACCTCGTCTTTGGTGAAGCCCCTCAGGTGCCGGTTGAGCTCCCGCACCGACATGGAGACCAGCTGGTCGTCGGAGAACCggtcctccacgctgctggaggacgaggaggaggaggaggaggaggaggggtgcgGCTGGTGCGTGTTGGGGAGCTGCTGGgaggagctggaggaggtggagggggtgggggaggcctgGTGGTGGTGCGGGTGGTGGTGCGGGTGATGGTGCGGGTGCGGGTGCGGGTGCGGGCCGGCCAGGTCTTCGTGGGGGACCCCGCcgtactggtggtggtggtgctggtggtggtgatggtgatggtggtgggcgGCTGCCGCGCGGAAGCTCTCGAAGCTCTGGAGCGGCTGGGGCACCTGGTGGGAGCCGATGAGGGCTTCCACCGCGTCCTCCGGGGTGAGGTTGAGCGTCTCCGGGTTCATCTGCTGGTAGCTGTTGGCCATCCAGTAGAGGTCCTCCAGGTGAGTCTTCTGCTCGGTGGGGCTGAAGCTGGGCGAGGAGGGCACCGAGCTGCAGGGCGTGCTGATGGGGGTGGAGGAGACCGAGCCGGCCGGCTGGAGGCGCGTGCAGTGCCTGCCTGGGCGCTCGGCTCTGCCCAGCGGCTCCTTCTTCACGTCGAACTTCATCAGGTCGAAGTCGTTGACGTACTCCATGGCCAGGGGGCTGGTGGGCAGCTCGGGGCCGATGCTCAGCTCGCCGGCCATCGCGCTGGGGCGGGGCGAGGGGCGCTCCTCTCCCGGCGGAGGGAGGCGAGGGGCTCGCGGGCTCGCCGCCTCACTCCCGGCTCCAGAGCTCCTCGGCGCCGGCCAGCCCCAGGAAACTTGCCCCGCTTCTCCGCAGCCGAGCCCAGGAGCCAGAGAGAGTCACCTCTCACCGCggctcctctcctcccctccggCTGCGCTGCAGACCAGCTCCCGCTTGCCAGAAACCCGCCGGCGAAGGCACGGTCCGGGGAGAGGACGAGACGACCCGCAGAGCCGCTCTGGCAGGGtttctccttctgtcttcctgcgGAGCAAAGGAAAGAGAGGCACGGAGCGGCCGCTGCCTTGGCTTTGTAAGTCCGGATCTCGGGCGCGACCCGCCAGCAACTTTGCGCCGGctcggctgggggggggggcggccgcTTGCAGCGGAGCGCGGGCGGGCGAGAgaagggcgggcgggcgggcgggcgagccaGCCGCGAGCTGCGCCCGGCTCCAGCCGCAGCCTGCAGCGCCGATTGAACAGCTGTGATTCGCCCAGCCGCCCCTCTCGGCTACTTATAGCGCCTTCCTCGCTGACACTCCGGCGAAGGGGGCGGTGCCCCAGCCGCCCTCCGACCAATCGCGGCCCGGACGCCGGAGCTCTCGGGGTAGCCGGGGGCGGGGCCCGGCCTGAAAGAGGGTGACAGCTCCCAGCCAGTCAGCTGACGAGCAGCTGGAGCAGCAGCTCGGGCCGcgagagccccctcccccttccacctctcttttccttctttcaTGTTTTAATCGTCCCCGTCTCTTGCCCTGCCTGTCTACGGCTTGGCAATTGGCGCACCAGTCTCAGGCTGTATgacttcacacatacacacactattAGGCTAGTGGAAACAAAAGAATCGCCTTGCAAAAAGTGAGCAGGGTGAGAGTTGCAAGAAAAGAGAATCGGCtgcgactccccccccccctttcatgagTGGGAAGAGGAGTATTGATTTCACAACCACGGAGGAGAAAGTTTGGCGGTgggcgcgcgtgcgcgcgcagtTGTGCACGTGTGAGTGTGCATCGGACAGAGAAGGTTGGAATGTCGAATATGTGTTCTTTCACGTTTGGCTCATTTTTATGCAGGCTGCGATTTACTAGTCGGCATCAAGAGGGGAGAAAACGTCAcatacacacacgcgcgcgc of the Eublepharis macularius isolate TG4126 chromosome 5, MPM_Emac_v1.0, whole genome shotgun sequence genome contains:
- the MAFB gene encoding transcription factor MafB isoform X1; the protein is MAGELSIGPELPTSPLAMEYVNDFDLMKFDVKKEPLGRAERPGRHCTRLQPAGSVSSTPISTPCSSVPSSPSFSPTEQKTHLEDLYWMANSYQQMNPETLNLTPEDAVEALIGSHQVPQPLQSFESFRAAAAHHHHHHHHQHHHHQYGGVPHEDLAGPHPHPHPHHHPHHHPHHHQASPTPSTSSSSSQQLPNTHQPHPSSSSSSSSSSSSVEDRFSDDQLVSMSVRELNRHLRGFTKDEVIRLKQKRRTLKNRGYAQSCRYKRVQQKHHLENEKTQLIQQVEQLKQEVTRLARERDAYKLKCEKLASNGFREAGSTSDNPSSPEFFITLSWTLQNKGMGPGQAI
- the MAFB gene encoding transcription factor MafB isoform X2, producing MAGELSIGPELPTSPLAMEYVNDFDLMKFDVKKEPLGRAERPGRHCTRLQPAGSVSSTPISTPCSSVPSSPSFSPTEQKTHLEDLYWMANSYQQMNPETLNLTPEDAVEALIGSHQVPQPLQSFESFRAAAAHHHHHHHHQHHHHQYGGVPHEDLAGPHPHPHPHHHPHHHPHHHQASPTPSTSSSSSQQLPNTHQPHPSSSSSSSSSSSSVEDRFSDDQLVSMSVRELNRHLRGFTKDEVIRLKQKRRTLKNRGYAQSCRYKRVQQKHHLENEKTQLIQQVEQLKQEVTRLARERDAYKLKCEKLASNGFREAGSTSDNPSSPEFFMNEP